The Allorhodopirellula heiligendammensis genome includes a window with the following:
- a CDS encoding sulfatase, which yields MTKHLFFPLIHRGTALLAIGLAMAAGSDIGAAPPHPTPASEVSGAAVATDGQRPNVLFIAIDDMNDWTGFLGGHPQAHTPNMDALARRGVNFTNAHCVAPACSPCRLGLLYGVEPFHSGLYPFYNHDKIQPWITEHYTSLPKTLRDQGYQTYGAGKIFHSSTHYDIDWSDYHQVQKTKLVYAPEQGYQIGKSDKMAFCPTTNPLTEHPDYQVADYGIEVLSDKHDQPFFLAVGIVKPHLAFVCPEQFFEMIEQPVQAPLIHNGDLADVPWAGRSMANLGDDFKFRNDEAWQRVRHAYLACITWADFNIGRVLDALAASPHAKNTVVVVWSDHGYHLGEKRSFRKFSLWEEATRVPLIIYDPRRHVGEPENCVEPVSLIDLYRTITELAGVEAPQYVDGDSLVPQLDNPSEAIPEPAITTWGRGNYSLRDGRYRYTRYFDGGEELYDHQTDPQEWTNLADNPDHQIIKQRLAKALPQNEAPLVRNGVALWNVIDADRPQKLESFQQKTWPSFVKKLRPKIE from the coding sequence ATGACCAAGCATCTTTTTTTTCCCCTCATTCATCGCGGCACTGCTCTCCTCGCAATTGGCCTGGCCATGGCAGCGGGGAGCGATATCGGCGCTGCGCCACCTCACCCGACCCCGGCCAGCGAGGTGAGCGGTGCTGCTGTAGCGACCGATGGCCAGCGCCCCAATGTGTTGTTCATTGCCATTGATGACATGAACGATTGGACGGGATTTCTGGGTGGACACCCCCAAGCCCACACGCCCAACATGGACGCGTTGGCCCGTCGCGGCGTGAACTTCACCAACGCGCACTGCGTTGCCCCGGCATGTTCACCCTGTCGCCTGGGACTGCTCTATGGTGTTGAACCATTTCACTCGGGGCTATATCCGTTTTATAACCACGACAAGATCCAGCCCTGGATCACTGAGCACTACACGAGCTTACCCAAAACGCTGCGTGACCAAGGCTACCAGACATATGGTGCCGGCAAGATCTTTCACTCCAGCACGCACTACGACATCGACTGGTCGGACTATCACCAGGTCCAGAAAACGAAACTCGTTTACGCACCCGAACAGGGATATCAGATCGGAAAGTCCGACAAAATGGCTTTCTGTCCCACTACCAACCCGCTCACCGAGCATCCCGATTATCAAGTTGCCGACTATGGTATTGAGGTTCTCAGCGACAAGCACGACCAACCATTCTTTCTGGCGGTGGGAATTGTCAAGCCGCACTTGGCGTTCGTATGCCCGGAGCAGTTCTTTGAGATGATTGAGCAACCGGTCCAAGCCCCCCTGATTCACAACGGCGATCTGGCCGACGTGCCTTGGGCAGGCCGCTCGATGGCCAATTTAGGAGACGATTTCAAATTCCGAAACGATGAAGCGTGGCAGCGAGTTCGCCATGCTTACTTGGCCTGCATCACCTGGGCGGACTTCAACATCGGTCGGGTTCTCGATGCGTTGGCTGCCAGCCCGCACGCTAAAAACACCGTCGTCGTGGTGTGGTCTGACCATGGCTATCATCTCGGTGAAAAACGTAGCTTTCGCAAGTTTTCACTGTGGGAGGAAGCGACGCGCGTACCGCTTATCATCTACGACCCCCGTCGACATGTCGGTGAACCGGAGAACTGCGTTGAGCCGGTCTCGCTCATTGACCTGTACCGAACGATCACCGAACTGGCGGGCGTCGAAGCGCCCCAATACGTTGATGGTGACAGCTTGGTTCCGCAGCTGGACAACCCCTCCGAAGCAATCCCAGAACCAGCAATCACAACCTGGGGACGTGGCAACTATAGCCTGCGTGATGGCCGCTACCGCTACACGCGATACTTTGATGGCGGCGAAGAACTATACGACCATCAAACCGATCCGCAGGAGTGGACGAATCTGGCTGACAACCCTGATCACCAGATCATCAAGCAGCGACTCGCGAAAGCACTCCCACAAAACGAGGCGCCATTAGTTCGCAACGGCGTCGCTCTATGGAACGTGATCGACGCCGACCGACCGCAGAAACTAGAGAGCTTCCAACAAAAAACTTGGCCTAGCTTTGTTAAAAAGCTCCGCCCCAAAATCGAGTAG
- a CDS encoding Lpg1974 family pore-forming outer membrane protein — protein MPIRLRRWLAAGALLTCCGSVLAENVAGASYGSIRSDQSAPANGSIPRSELTDEGGAKAGSVSCSERPPRFSFFPDQDLDVPASLVGYQSQSGVRIASESGVEYRTSINRCCVPPWVHQSVAFGEVLVMRARNADTAYAAPVDGTVPAGSTGVLSSEFDFGYRVGLIKALDRCHSIVATYTGFISENDDQIAGAALSKLLIHPDAINAASNALTASGRTELDFHVFDLDYRFLLHGSDSSAINMIIGARYAHMEQEIGAIYQPVGIVDAVSSDVDFDGAGLRLGLDAQHFVGHGLYGYGKANASFLAGEFDASYLNTRDGAYVSSSNFTAARLVTILDLEVGAGWQASENFRVSTGYSVSGWFNSITTADWIDGVRDNNNHFADMSQAITFDGFNARVEIRF, from the coding sequence ATGCCCATTCGCCTACGTCGTTGGCTGGCCGCCGGCGCGCTCTTAACGTGCTGTGGTTCAGTCCTTGCTGAAAACGTGGCAGGCGCTTCGTATGGCAGCATTCGTTCAGATCAATCCGCTCCAGCGAATGGCTCGATTCCGAGATCGGAACTGACCGACGAGGGCGGTGCCAAAGCTGGTAGTGTCTCGTGCAGCGAGAGGCCTCCCCGATTTAGCTTTTTTCCAGATCAGGATTTGGATGTTCCTGCATCGCTGGTGGGCTACCAGTCCCAGTCTGGCGTCCGTATTGCCAGCGAGTCGGGAGTTGAGTATCGCACGTCAATCAACCGTTGCTGCGTTCCGCCCTGGGTGCATCAGTCTGTCGCGTTTGGCGAGGTTCTCGTGATGCGCGCTCGCAATGCCGACACCGCATACGCAGCGCCCGTTGATGGGACAGTTCCAGCGGGCAGCACCGGCGTCCTCAGTAGCGAGTTTGATTTTGGGTACCGTGTTGGACTGATCAAAGCGCTCGACCGCTGTCATAGTATTGTCGCGACTTACACGGGGTTCATCAGTGAGAATGATGACCAGATTGCCGGTGCAGCCCTGAGTAAGTTATTGATTCACCCCGACGCGATCAACGCTGCGTCGAACGCGCTGACGGCATCGGGTCGCACGGAGTTGGACTTCCATGTCTTTGATCTGGATTATCGCTTTTTGCTGCATGGCAGCGATAGCAGTGCCATCAACATGATTATCGGGGCACGCTACGCTCACATGGAACAAGAGATCGGCGCGATCTATCAACCGGTCGGTATCGTTGATGCTGTTTCTTCGGACGTTGATTTCGATGGAGCTGGCCTTCGTTTAGGCCTTGATGCCCAGCACTTTGTTGGGCACGGGCTGTACGGATATGGAAAGGCAAACGCCAGTTTCCTCGCCGGTGAGTTTGATGCCAGTTATCTCAATACTCGAGATGGTGCGTATGTATCATCGAGCAATTTCACCGCCGCACGCTTGGTAACGATCCTTGATTTGGAGGTCGGTGCGGGGTGGCAGGCGAGCGAGAATTTTCGCGTCTCGACAGGGTATTCGGTCAGTGGATGGTTCAACAGTATCACCACTGCTGACTGGATTGACGGTGTTCGTGACAACAACAATCACTTCGCGGACATGAGCCAGGCGATCACATTTGACGGTTTCAACGCCCGCGTGGAAATTCGGTTCTAA